The Stomoxys calcitrans chromosome 3, idStoCalc2.1, whole genome shotgun sequence genome includes a region encoding these proteins:
- the LOC106086566 gene encoding uncharacterized protein LOC106086566, which yields MKLLPVILVIGMVAYSRVSADGLMCFKCDGPSCGSKDTMTIISCASDSVSFNPESTTLSTTPESSTVSQSPTSSESSTVSQSPTSSESSTVSVSSTVSQSPTSSESSTVSESSTVSQSPTSSESSTVSQSSTPSGSPSTSEQSSTSEQSSTTDSSSTSDSTTTSESSSTSESTTVTYTSSEGPTTVSTTSTPPAQVSYACYSIVYKNGDNSITQKGCVATTTSESACGVLGNYTNSPIENCDICLYSECNSSSIIRFSILTLLGLILIGFIL from the exons TTTCCGCTGACGGTTTAATGTGCTTCAAATGTGATGGCCCTTCATGCGGTAGTAAGGATACAATGACCATCATATCTTGCGCAAGCGATTCTGTTTCTTTCAATCCTGAATCAACTACTCTTTCGACAACACCTGAGTCTTCAACAGTATCGCAATCTCCAACGTCATCAGAGTCTTCAACAGTATCACAATCTCCAACGTCATCAGAGTCTTCAACAGTGTCAGTGTCTTCAACAGTATCACAATCTCCAACGTCATCAGAGTCTTCAACAGTGTCAGAGTCTTCAACAGTATCACAATCTCCAACGTCATCAGAGTCTTCAACCGTATCACAATCTTCAACGCCCTCAGGATCACCTTCGACTTCTGAACAATCCTCAACATCCGAACAATCTTCAACAACCGATTCGAGCTCAACATCAGATTCGACTACAACATCAGAGTCATCTTCAACATCGGAATCTACAACGGTTACGTATACTTCATCTGAGGGACCCACCACAGTTTCAACTACCTCAACACCACCGGCTCAGGTCTCATATGCCTGTTATTCCATTGTTTACAAAA ATGGCGATAATTCTATAACTCAAAAAGGTTGCGTGGCCACGACAACATCTGAGAGTGCTTGCGGAGTACTGGGAAATTATACGAATTCGCCTATTGAAAACTGCGATATCTGCTTATATTCTGAGTGCAATTCCAGTTCAATCATTAGATTCTCAATTCTAACTCTATTGGGTTTAATCTTAATTGGATTCATTTTGTAA